One genomic region from Zingiber officinale cultivar Zhangliang unplaced genomic scaffold, Zo_v1.1 ctg169, whole genome shotgun sequence encodes:
- the LOC122036536 gene encoding uncharacterized protein LOC122036536, with amino-acid sequence MGLIKCLPMIECHVALLTSSHDRRLTPDAMFTGDLHTTLEDENEEEVPKNGEDFDFDGAVVEKAAGAIGVKLGFHGKGQGEGLGDRTHCSLAPSSTPTTSRTRSRRWAESTPAASCLSSSPSPFITQCDDSYRLKTSSTPWPSSTSPSSSSISSSPSLPSLSLTSTSSAPPSLSASLGGCSSSPLGSTSSSSLPTGPPGLTSLLRSSPTSGSFSNSLFHQPSCSCKSTLQLSPPLFLFPLAQTHIHHSLEIWHIQGFVLITGYLLNPEISLNVISICANYWNWDFMIMLGLSNAASVRIGNELGAAHPRVAKFAVLVMVTTNLILSLIISVLVLILHTLLRKLYTSNH; translated from the exons GCGACCTTCACACTACCCTCGAAGATGAGAACGAGGAGGAGGTGCCAAAGAATGGGGAGGATTTCGATTTTGACGGAGCCGTGGTGGAGAAGGCAGCCGGCGCGATCGGGGTCAAATTAGGGTTCCATGGGAAGGGACAGGGAGAGGGATTGGGTGATCGAACTCATTGTTCTCTGGCTCCTTCCTCAACGCCAACGACCAGTCGGACGCGGTCGCGAAGGTGGGCCGAATCTACTCCCGCGGCCTCCTGCCTCAGCTCATCTCCTTCACCCTTTATTACCCAATGCGACGATTCCTATAGGCTCAAAACATCATCAACCCCATGGCCGTCATCGACGTCGCCGTCCTCCTCTTCCATATCCTCATCTCCTAGCTTGCCGTCTTTGTCCTTGACTTCGACCTCCTCGGCGCCTCCATCACTCTCAGCATCCCTTGGTGGGTGCTCGTCCTCTCCACTTGGCTCTACATCATCCTCATCCCTTCCTACAGGACCACCTGGACTGACCTCTCTATTAAGGTCTTCACCGACATCTGGCTCTTTTTCAAACTCACTGTTTCATCAACCATCATGCTCGTGTAAGTCAACCCTCCAACTTTctccccctctcttcctcttcccccTCGCTCAAACTCACATTCATCATAGCTTGGAGATTTGGCACATCCAAGGTTTCGTGCTGATCACAGGCTACCTCCTAAATCCAGAAATCTCACTCAATGTCATATCTATCTG TGCAAATTATTGGAATTGGGACTTCATGATCATGCTCGGCTTGAGCAATGCCGCAAG TGTGAGGATAGGGAATGAGTTGGGGGCTGCTCATCCTCGAGTCGCTAAGTTTGCAGTCCTTGTTATGGTGACGACCAACTTGATCCTTAGCTTGATCATCAGTGTGTTGGTCCTCATACTGCACACGCTCTTGCGCAAGCTCTACACCAGCAATCATTAA